From a single Diachasmimorpha longicaudata isolate KC_UGA_2023 chromosome 15, iyDiaLong2, whole genome shotgun sequence genomic region:
- the LOC135169599 gene encoding juvenile hormone esterase-like isoform X2 produces MVIPLIETDLGILRGAFQDNITGGNYVAFKGVPYATPPLGDLRFRDPVPVEPWTGVRDAREFGNVCYQYDSETERYVGSEDCLYLNVYMPNLELSNLKAVMVWIHGGAFQKGSGNDDVFGVDYLIKSDVIIITLNYRMGCLGFLNLRHKAAPGNQGMKDQVMALRWVKQNIKKFGGDPNNVTIVGQSAGAVSVHYLLVSSMARGISATKPEAVVEHLRKVNIEKLIEAQEKVITPDEDLLLMLPFTPGHDETSDDPFFPQTEQDAIKMQISVPCIIGYITDELTAREDTCKAAAKNPKPVLPAMVMHYYDDRNISVDKVIDHYMDEDHRLDDQRLFSQLAHLITSVIFLSSIHTVFEAQVKNSDVPIFYYKFSFDSKKTLMKVKNIHHGCGHGDDLSFLFAHKALDQLGRKPLCSDDVHNRIIQRFVKMWTNFARTGNPTPKRTQLIPVIWEPIDTRQFYEYKYLHITDNLTMESEQNHFQNLLPKCSKSN; encoded by the exons ATGGTAATTCCGTTGATTGAGACTGACTTGGGAATATTGAGAGGAGCTTTTCAAGATAATATCACCGGTGGAAATTATGTGGCATTCAAAGGTGTTCCCTATGCGACCCCACCACTCGGTGATTTACGATTTCGA GATCCTGTGCCCGTTGAACCATGGACTGGAGTAAGAGATGCCAGGGAATTCGGTAACGTTTGTTATCAATATGACTCAGAAACGGAGAGATACGTTGGCAGTGAAGACTGCCTCTACCTCAATGTGTACATGCCAAATTTGGAATTATCAAACTTGAAGGCAGTGATGGTTTGGATACACGGTGGGGCCTTCCAAAAAGGATCTGGAAATGATGATGTCTTTGGTGTTGACTACCTCATCAAATCCGACGTTATCATTATCACTTTGAATTATCGAATGGGCTGTCTCG gttttttaaatttgcgGCACAAAGCTGCACCCGGAAATCAGGGAATGAAAGATCAAGTGATGGCGCTGAGATGGGTAaaacaaaatatcaaaaaatttggtGGCGATCCGAATAATGTAACAATAGTTGGTCAAAGTGCTGGAGCTGTTTCTGTACATTATTTGCTTGTGTCGTCCATGGCACGTG GAATAAGTGCAACAAAACCTGAGGCTGTGGTGGAGCACTTGAGAAAAgtgaacattgaaaaattaatcgaagCACAGGAGAAAGTTATCACCCCAGAT GAAGACTTGCTGCTGATGTTACCTTTTACTCCGGGACATGATGAGACGTCTGATGATCCATTTTTTCCTCAGACCGAGCAAGACGCTATCAAAATGCAAATTTCGGTTCCTTGCATCATCGGTTATATTACCGACGAGTTAACAGCACGAGAAG ATACGTGCAAAGCAGCTGCCAAAAATCCAAAACCAGTGTTACCAGCAATGGTCATGCATTACTACGATGACAGGAATATTTCAGTGGATAAAGTGATCGATCATTATATGGATGAGGACCACAGACTTGATGACCAAAGACTTTTTTCACAGTTGGCCCATCTCATTACTTCCGTAATCTTTCTCTCTTCCATACACACCGTTTTCGAGGCTCAAGTGAAAAATTCGGATGTGCCAATTTTCTACTACAAATTCTCATTCGATAGCAAGAAAACACTGATGAAAGTGAAGAATATTCATCATG GTTGCGGTCATGGTGATGACCTGAGCTTTCTTTTTGCTCACAAAGCGTTGGACCAATTGGGACGGAAGCCACTTTGTTCTGATGACGTTCACAATCGTATCATTCAGAGATTTGTCAAGATGTGGACAAACTTCGCTAGAACGGG GAATCCAACGCCGAAGAGAACACAACTGATACCAGTTATCTGGGAGCCCATTGATACGAGACAATTCTATGAGTACAAATATTTGCACATCACCGATAATCTTACGATGGAGTCGGAGCAgaatcattttcaaaatttgctCCCGAAATGTTCGAAGTCCAACTGA
- the LOC135169599 gene encoding juvenile hormone esterase-like isoform X1: MVIPLIETDLGILRGAFQDNITGGNYVAFKGVPYATPPLGDLRFRDPVPVEPWTGVRDAREFGNVCYQYDSETERYVGSEDCLYLNVYMPNLELSNLKAVMVWIHGGAFQKGSGNDDVFGVDYLIKSDVIIITLNYRMGCLGFLNLRHKAAPGNQGMKDQVMALRWVKQNIKKFGGDPNNVTIVGQSAGAVSVHYLLVSSMARGLFQKAIVQSGFLSSILKPTNPAHVGVKLAKILGISATKPEAVVEHLRKVNIEKLIEAQEKVITPDEDLLLMLPFTPGHDETSDDPFFPQTEQDAIKMQISVPCIIGYITDELTAREDTCKAAAKNPKPVLPAMVMHYYDDRNISVDKVIDHYMDEDHRLDDQRLFSQLAHLITSVIFLSSIHTVFEAQVKNSDVPIFYYKFSFDSKKTLMKVKNIHHGCGHGDDLSFLFAHKALDQLGRKPLCSDDVHNRIIQRFVKMWTNFARTGNPTPKRTQLIPVIWEPIDTRQFYEYKYLHITDNLTMESEQNHFQNLLPKCSKSN; this comes from the exons ATGGTAATTCCGTTGATTGAGACTGACTTGGGAATATTGAGAGGAGCTTTTCAAGATAATATCACCGGTGGAAATTATGTGGCATTCAAAGGTGTTCCCTATGCGACCCCACCACTCGGTGATTTACGATTTCGA GATCCTGTGCCCGTTGAACCATGGACTGGAGTAAGAGATGCCAGGGAATTCGGTAACGTTTGTTATCAATATGACTCAGAAACGGAGAGATACGTTGGCAGTGAAGACTGCCTCTACCTCAATGTGTACATGCCAAATTTGGAATTATCAAACTTGAAGGCAGTGATGGTTTGGATACACGGTGGGGCCTTCCAAAAAGGATCTGGAAATGATGATGTCTTTGGTGTTGACTACCTCATCAAATCCGACGTTATCATTATCACTTTGAATTATCGAATGGGCTGTCTCG gttttttaaatttgcgGCACAAAGCTGCACCCGGAAATCAGGGAATGAAAGATCAAGTGATGGCGCTGAGATGGGTAaaacaaaatatcaaaaaatttggtGGCGATCCGAATAATGTAACAATAGTTGGTCAAAGTGCTGGAGCTGTTTCTGTACATTATTTGCTTGTGTCGTCCATGGCACGTG GACTATTTCAAAAAGCAATTGTGCAAAGTGGATTCCTATCGTCTATACTTAAGCCAACAAATCCCGCCCACGTGGGTGTAAAACTTGCCAAAATTTTAGGAATAAGTGCAACAAAACCTGAGGCTGTGGTGGAGCACTTGAGAAAAgtgaacattgaaaaattaatcgaagCACAGGAGAAAGTTATCACCCCAGAT GAAGACTTGCTGCTGATGTTACCTTTTACTCCGGGACATGATGAGACGTCTGATGATCCATTTTTTCCTCAGACCGAGCAAGACGCTATCAAAATGCAAATTTCGGTTCCTTGCATCATCGGTTATATTACCGACGAGTTAACAGCACGAGAAG ATACGTGCAAAGCAGCTGCCAAAAATCCAAAACCAGTGTTACCAGCAATGGTCATGCATTACTACGATGACAGGAATATTTCAGTGGATAAAGTGATCGATCATTATATGGATGAGGACCACAGACTTGATGACCAAAGACTTTTTTCACAGTTGGCCCATCTCATTACTTCCGTAATCTTTCTCTCTTCCATACACACCGTTTTCGAGGCTCAAGTGAAAAATTCGGATGTGCCAATTTTCTACTACAAATTCTCATTCGATAGCAAGAAAACACTGATGAAAGTGAAGAATATTCATCATG GTTGCGGTCATGGTGATGACCTGAGCTTTCTTTTTGCTCACAAAGCGTTGGACCAATTGGGACGGAAGCCACTTTGTTCTGATGACGTTCACAATCGTATCATTCAGAGATTTGTCAAGATGTGGACAAACTTCGCTAGAACGGG GAATCCAACGCCGAAGAGAACACAACTGATACCAGTTATCTGGGAGCCCATTGATACGAGACAATTCTATGAGTACAAATATTTGCACATCACCGATAATCTTACGATGGAGTCGGAGCAgaatcattttcaaaatttgctCCCGAAATGTTCGAAGTCCAACTGA
- the LOC135169599 gene encoding juvenile hormone esterase-like isoform X3: protein MVIPLIETDLGILRGAFQDNITGGNYVAFKGVPYATPPLGDLRFRDPVPVEPWTGVRDAREFGNVCYQYDSETERYVGSEDCLYLNVYMPNLELSNLKAVMVWIHGGAFQKGSGNDDVFGVDYLIKSDVIIITLNYRMGCLGFLNLRHKAAPGNQGMKDQVMALRWVKQNIKKFGGDPNNVTIVGQSAGAVSVHYLLVSSMARGLFQKAIVQSGFLSSILKPTNPAHVGVKLAKILGISATKPEAVVEHLRKVNIEKLIEAQEKVITPDEDLLLMLPFTPGHDETSDDPFFPQTEQDAIKMQISVPCIIGYITDELTAREDTCKAAAKNPKPVLPAMVMHYYDDRNISVDKVIDHYMDEDHRLDDQRLFSQLAHLITSVIFLSSIHTVFEAQVKNSDVPIFYYKFSFDSKKTLMKVKNIHHGCGHGDDLSFLFAHKALDQLGRKPLCSDDVHNRIIQRFVKMWTNFARTGL, encoded by the exons ATGGTAATTCCGTTGATTGAGACTGACTTGGGAATATTGAGAGGAGCTTTTCAAGATAATATCACCGGTGGAAATTATGTGGCATTCAAAGGTGTTCCCTATGCGACCCCACCACTCGGTGATTTACGATTTCGA GATCCTGTGCCCGTTGAACCATGGACTGGAGTAAGAGATGCCAGGGAATTCGGTAACGTTTGTTATCAATATGACTCAGAAACGGAGAGATACGTTGGCAGTGAAGACTGCCTCTACCTCAATGTGTACATGCCAAATTTGGAATTATCAAACTTGAAGGCAGTGATGGTTTGGATACACGGTGGGGCCTTCCAAAAAGGATCTGGAAATGATGATGTCTTTGGTGTTGACTACCTCATCAAATCCGACGTTATCATTATCACTTTGAATTATCGAATGGGCTGTCTCG gttttttaaatttgcgGCACAAAGCTGCACCCGGAAATCAGGGAATGAAAGATCAAGTGATGGCGCTGAGATGGGTAaaacaaaatatcaaaaaatttggtGGCGATCCGAATAATGTAACAATAGTTGGTCAAAGTGCTGGAGCTGTTTCTGTACATTATTTGCTTGTGTCGTCCATGGCACGTG GACTATTTCAAAAAGCAATTGTGCAAAGTGGATTCCTATCGTCTATACTTAAGCCAACAAATCCCGCCCACGTGGGTGTAAAACTTGCCAAAATTTTAGGAATAAGTGCAACAAAACCTGAGGCTGTGGTGGAGCACTTGAGAAAAgtgaacattgaaaaattaatcgaagCACAGGAGAAAGTTATCACCCCAGAT GAAGACTTGCTGCTGATGTTACCTTTTACTCCGGGACATGATGAGACGTCTGATGATCCATTTTTTCCTCAGACCGAGCAAGACGCTATCAAAATGCAAATTTCGGTTCCTTGCATCATCGGTTATATTACCGACGAGTTAACAGCACGAGAAG ATACGTGCAAAGCAGCTGCCAAAAATCCAAAACCAGTGTTACCAGCAATGGTCATGCATTACTACGATGACAGGAATATTTCAGTGGATAAAGTGATCGATCATTATATGGATGAGGACCACAGACTTGATGACCAAAGACTTTTTTCACAGTTGGCCCATCTCATTACTTCCGTAATCTTTCTCTCTTCCATACACACCGTTTTCGAGGCTCAAGTGAAAAATTCGGATGTGCCAATTTTCTACTACAAATTCTCATTCGATAGCAAGAAAACACTGATGAAAGTGAAGAATATTCATCATG GTTGCGGTCATGGTGATGACCTGAGCTTTCTTTTTGCTCACAAAGCGTTGGACCAATTGGGACGGAAGCCACTTTGTTCTGATGACGTTCACAATCGTATCATTCAGAGATTTGTCAAGATGTGGACAAACTTCGCTAGAACGGG TTTATAA
- the LOC135169811 gene encoding catalase yields MRLLIIVRPRQVLEAISLRKSWHQRNRNISHHWQPARANKNPELLLRGTNTQWKPAHCGTGSKYLFITQFIANCNNCSSKDLAEMARDPASEQLNEYKKSVKGDPPVLLTGNGAPIADKTASLTAGPRGPMLIQDFVYLDEMSHFDRERIPERVVHAKGAGAFGYFEVTHDITKYTKAKVFSKIGKRTPIAVRFSTVGGESGSADTVRDPRGFAVKFYTEEGIWDLTGNNTPIFFIKDPLMFPSFIHTQKRNPATHLKDMDMFWDFLSLRPESTHQVMILFSDRGIPDGYRHMNGYGSHTFKLVNDKNEYVWCKFHYKTDQGIQNLLAEKAAGLASSDPDYSIRDLYNAIAQKKLPTWTFYIQVMTEEQAQKFKWNPFDLTKVWPHKDFPLIPVGKLVLDRNPQNYFQDVEQMAFDPAHMVPGIEASPDKMLQGRLFAYGDTHRHRLGPNHLQLAVNCPYKQLSIMNYQRDGLMPIHNQNGAPNYYPNSFSGPVECPVVRSPPIKISVDGAADRYQPVNEDDFGQSTTLWQKVLDEGAKTRLVDNMVNSLMGASNFIVERAVRNFSQVDVDLGKRLTEGLKKKGKIINVSGKSANL; encoded by the exons AtgagattattaattatcgtACGTCCTCGTCAAGTACTCGAAGCGATTTCACTGCGTAAATCATGGCATCAAAGGAATCGCAATATCTCCCACCATTGGCAACCGGCCCGAGCCAATAAAAACCCTGAGTTGTTGTTGAGAGGCACAAATACTCAGTGGAAACCAGCGCACTGTGGTACCGGTTCTAAATACTTGTTTATTACTCAGTTCATCGCTAATTGCAATAATTGTTCGTCAAAGGATTTAGCGGAGATGGCACGAGATCCAGCATCCGAGCAACTGAATGAGTACAAGAAATCAGTGAAG GGGGATCCGCCGGTCTTATTGACTGGCAATGGCGCCCCTATTGCAGATAAAACGGCCAGCTTGACAGCGGGTCCAAGAGGCCCCATGCTCATCCAGGATTTCGTCTACCTGGACGAAATGTCCCACTTCGATCGAGAGCGAATTCCCGAGCGCGTTGTTCACGCCAAAGGAGcgg GTGCCTTTGGATACTTCGAGGTCACTCATGATATCACAAAGTACACGAAAGCTAAAGTTTTTTCTAAAATTGGCAAGAGAACACCGATAGCCGTGAGATTTTCAACGGTTGGAGGTGAGAGCGGCTCCGCCGATACCGTCAG GGATCCGCGAGGTTTCGCTGTCAAGTTCTACACCGAGGAGGGAATATGGGACCTGACTGGCAACAACACACCGATCTTCTTCATCAAAGACCCCCTGATGTTCCCGAGTTTCATTCACACCCAGAAGAGGAACCCCGCCACCCACCTCAAGGACATGGACATGTTCTGGGACTTCCTCTCCCTGAGACCTGAATCAACTCACCAAGTGATGATTCTGTTCTCCGATCGAGGAATTCCCGATGGATATCGTCACATGAACGGCTACGGTTCGCACACATTCAAACTCGTTAACGATAAGAATGAATACGTGTGGTGTAAATTTCATTACAAG ACGGATCAGGGGATTCAAAATCTTCTCGCTGAAAAAGCAGCGGGGTTGGCCTCCTCAGATCCTGATTACAGCATCCGCGATCTCTACAATGCAATTGCCCAGAAAAAATTACCCACGTGGACTTTCTATATTCAAGTTATGACGGAGGAACAGGCGCAGAAGTTCAAATGGAATCCCTTTGATCTGACGAAG GTCTGGCCCCACAAAGACTTCCCCCTGATTCCAGTGGGGAAATTGGTACTTGACCGCAATCCGCAGAATTATTTCCAAGATGTCGAGCAGATGGCCTTTGACCCCGCACACATGGTGCCAGGTATTGAAGCGAGCCCTGACAAGATGCTCCAGGGTCGTTTATTTGCGTATGGGGATACGCACAGACACCGTCTGGGGCCCAATCATCTGCAATTGGCTGTCAACTGTCCTTACAAG CAACTTTCCATAATGAATTATCAACGAGACGGTTTGATGCCAATTCACAATCAGAATGGCGCTCCCAATTACTACCCAAATAGCTTCAGTGGACCAGTGGAGTGCCCTGTTGTACGCTCACCCCCGATAAAAATCTCCGTCGACGGTGCTGCTGATCGTTACCAGCCAGTTAATGAGGATGACTTTGGACAATCGACGACATTGTGGCAGAAAGTATTAGACGAGGGTGCAAAAACTCGACTTGTCGACAACATGGTTAACAGTTTGATGGGTGCATCAAACTTTATCGTTGAACGTGCCGTACGTAACTTCTCCCAAGTTGACGTTGATCTTGGAAAGAGATTAACCGAGGGCCTCAAGAAGAagggaaaaatcatcaatGTTTCCGGAAAATCAGCAAATCTGTGA